A portion of the Haemorhous mexicanus isolate bHaeMex1 chromosome 3, bHaeMex1.pri, whole genome shotgun sequence genome contains these proteins:
- the TBCC gene encoding tubulin-specific chaperone C, whose product MAAPGEAAAVAAPSQPEVAAGSAASAVVLPERLQRREAERQQGVERQRQKKEAQVVKEEQSEFFLAAFAQEREAVEALLAAGTLEEAAARLQALQKLLTGSVRFLAPYEVRQGQETVARLQGDLAARRQQLQPKKKFAFRALKKEAAPGSAPRPAESSPPDPAAPDPGPGLAEGESGGPPLCGFSGAQDAELELGPAELLQRDVLLSELRGCRVRLRGNPNTLRVRDCSGCTVLCGPVSTSVLVDGCSDCLLALACQQLRTHRTRGCRVYVQVTSRAVIEACSEVSFAPYSWSYPGIERDFESSGLDRNSNNWNLVDDFDWLATDRPSPNWSLIPEQERIACWD is encoded by the coding sequence ATGGCAGCGCCGGGAGAGGCAGCGGCCGTAGCGGCTCCCTCGCAGCCCGAGGTGGCCGCGGGTTCGGCCGCCTCCGCCGTGGTGCTGCCGGAGCGGCTGCAGCGGCGGGAAGCGGAGCGGCAGCAGGGCGTGGAGCGGCAGCGACAGAAGAAGGAGGCGCAGGTAgtgaaggaggagcagagcGAGTTCTTCCTGGCCGCCTTCGCCCAGGAGCGGGAGGCCGTGGAGGCGCTGCTGGCGGCGGGGACGCTGGAGGAGGCGGCCGCCCGCCTGCAGGcgctgcagaagctgctgacGGGCAGCGTGCGGTTCCTGGCGCCCTACGAGGTGCGGCAGGGGCAGGAGACCGTGGCGCGGCTGCAGGGGGACCTGGCGGCGCGgcggcagcagctgcagcccaagaAGAAATTCGCCTTCCGAGCCCTCAAAAAAGAAGCGGCCCCGGGCagcgccccgcgccccgccgaGTCCTCCCCGCCGGACCCCGCCGCGCCCGACCCCGGCCCCGGCCTTGCCGAGGGCGAATCGGGCGGGCCGCCGCTATGCGGCTTCAGCGGCGCCCAGGACGCGGAGCTGGAGCTCGGCCCCGCGGAGCTGCTACAGCGGGACGTGCTGCTGTCGGAGCTGCGCGGCTGCCGAGTGCGGCTCCGCGGCAACCCCAACACGCTGCGGGTGCGCGACTGCAGCGGCTGCACCGTGCTCTGCGGGCCCGTGTCCACCTCCGTGCTGGTGGACGGCTGCAGCGACTGCCTGCTGGCGCTGGCCTGCCAGCAGCTCCGCACCCACCGCACCCGCGGCTGCCGGGTCTACGTGCAAGTGACCAGCCGGGCCGTGATCGAGGCCTGCTCTGAGGTCTCCTTCGCCCCCTACTCCTGGAGCTACCCCGGTATCGAGCGAGATTTCGAGTCGTCTGGGCTGGACAGAAACAGTAACAACTGGAACCTGGTGGATGACTTTGACTGGCTGGCGACTGACAGGCCTTCGCCCAACTGGAGCCTGATCCCCGAGCAGGAAAGAATCGCTTGCTGGGACTGA